A single region of the Solwaraspora sp. WMMD791 genome encodes:
- a CDS encoding SCO1664 family protein: protein MEPGGQPSVRDAADALTLLRTGSIELEGQLVDASNTTLRAVISGDGQTARCVYKPVRGERPLWDFPDGTLAAREVSAYLVAQALDWPLVPPTVLRDGPFGPGACQLWIDEPASAAPLIGFVPADQVPADWLPIAAARDPAGNAYALAHADDPRLARMAVFDVVVNNADRKGGHVLTGDSDQVYGVDHGLCFHVDDKLRTVLWGWAGRRLPAQAPPALRRLLTALDGPVGAALAPLLTAAEIAGLRRRVVHLMESGRFPPPPDERSAIPWPPM from the coding sequence ATGGAGCCCGGTGGACAGCCGTCGGTCCGCGACGCCGCCGACGCACTGACCCTGTTGCGTACCGGGTCGATCGAGCTGGAGGGGCAGCTGGTCGACGCGTCGAACACCACGCTCCGGGCAGTGATCAGCGGCGACGGGCAGACGGCCCGGTGCGTCTACAAGCCGGTCCGAGGCGAGCGTCCACTGTGGGATTTCCCGGACGGTACGTTGGCCGCCCGTGAGGTGTCGGCGTACCTGGTGGCCCAGGCGTTGGACTGGCCACTGGTGCCACCGACGGTGCTGCGCGACGGCCCGTTCGGGCCGGGTGCCTGCCAGTTGTGGATCGACGAGCCCGCGTCGGCGGCACCGCTGATCGGTTTCGTTCCGGCCGATCAGGTCCCGGCGGACTGGTTGCCGATCGCCGCCGCCCGCGATCCGGCCGGTAACGCCTATGCCCTGGCACACGCCGACGATCCACGGCTGGCCCGGATGGCGGTGTTCGACGTGGTGGTCAACAACGCCGACCGCAAAGGCGGCCACGTCCTGACCGGCGACTCCGATCAGGTGTACGGGGTCGACCACGGACTGTGCTTCCACGTGGACGACAAGCTGCGTACCGTGCTGTGGGGGTGGGCCGGCCGGCGGCTGCCAGCGCAGGCACCACCGGCGTTGCGTCGGTTGCTGACGGCTCTGGACGGTCCGGTGGGTGCGGCGCTGGCCCCGTTGCTGACCGCGGCGGAGATCGCCGGGTTGCGGCGGCGGGTGGTACACCTGATGGAGTCCGGCCGGTTTCCCCCGCCGCCGGACGAGCGTAGCGCGATCCCGTGGCCGCCGATGTGA